One region of Micromonospora ureilytica genomic DNA includes:
- a CDS encoding DUF349 domain-containing protein has product MSDWTAFGRVDADGTVYVKTTEGERVVGSWQAGAPEEGLAHFARRFADLVTEVDLTEARLKSGAADAGHSLSTIRRIRTTLPEANVVGDIDALAARLDKLATLAEEKAGEARAARDAARGEALARKTALVEEAEKLAAESTGWKTAGDRLKEILDEWKTIRGVDKKADGELWKRFAAARDGFTRRRGAHFASLDSQRKQAQTAKEELVAEAEKLQESTDWAATANQLKDLMTQWKAAPRASKEAEQKLWERFRGAQDAFFSRRSEVFSARDNEQRGNLERKQALLAEAEALDIDADPKGAQAKLREIQAQWHEAGRVPREAAAGLERRLRVIDDKVRDVMESAWRRTTKEDNPLLAQMRTQVAEAEDRLARAQSAGDARRIKEAEQALASKRQFLQLAEQAG; this is encoded by the coding sequence ATGAGCGACTGGACTGCCTTCGGACGGGTGGACGCGGACGGCACCGTGTACGTCAAGACCACCGAGGGAGAGCGGGTGGTCGGATCCTGGCAGGCGGGAGCACCGGAGGAGGGCCTGGCGCACTTCGCCCGCCGCTTCGCCGACCTGGTGACCGAGGTGGACCTGACCGAGGCGCGACTCAAGTCGGGTGCGGCGGACGCCGGGCACTCGTTGAGCACGATCCGGCGGATCCGCACCACGCTGCCCGAGGCCAACGTGGTCGGCGACATCGACGCGCTGGCCGCACGCCTGGACAAGCTGGCCACTCTCGCCGAGGAGAAGGCCGGCGAAGCGCGCGCCGCCCGGGACGCCGCCCGCGGCGAGGCCCTGGCCCGCAAGACCGCGCTGGTCGAGGAGGCCGAGAAGCTGGCCGCCGAATCCACCGGGTGGAAGACCGCCGGGGACCGGCTCAAGGAGATCCTCGACGAGTGGAAGACCATCCGCGGGGTCGACAAGAAGGCCGACGGTGAGCTGTGGAAGCGGTTCGCCGCCGCCCGGGACGGCTTCACCCGTCGCCGCGGCGCCCACTTCGCCTCCCTGGACTCGCAGCGCAAGCAGGCGCAGACCGCCAAGGAGGAGCTGGTCGCCGAGGCGGAGAAGCTCCAGGAATCCACCGACTGGGCCGCCACCGCCAACCAGCTCAAGGACCTGATGACCCAGTGGAAGGCCGCTCCGCGCGCCTCCAAGGAAGCCGAGCAGAAGCTCTGGGAACGGTTCCGGGGTGCCCAGGACGCCTTCTTCAGCCGGCGCAGCGAGGTCTTCTCCGCACGGGACAACGAGCAGCGCGGCAACCTGGAGCGTAAGCAGGCCCTGCTCGCCGAGGCCGAGGCGTTGGACATCGACGCCGACCCCAAGGGTGCCCAGGCCAAGCTGCGGGAGATCCAGGCCCAGTGGCACGAGGCCGGCCGGGTGCCCCGCGAGGCGGCCGCCGGGCTGGAGCGCCGACTGCGCGTCATCGACGACAAGGTCCGTGACGTGATGGAATCGGCGTGGCGCCGCACCACCAAGGAGGACAACCCGCTGCTCGCCCAGATGCGGACGCAGGTGGCGGAGGCCGAGGACCGGCTGGCCCGGGCGCAGAGCGCCGGGGACGCACGCCGGATCAAGGAGGCCGAGCAGGCCCTCGCCTCCAAGCGGCAGTTCCTCCAACTCGCCGAGCAGGCCGGCTGA
- a CDS encoding alpha/beta fold hydrolase codes for MTRQDATQRTVTTPDGRHLAVETSGAPDGPAVFLLHGTPGSRSGPRPRGIVVYRLGVHLVCYDRPGYGDSDRHEGRRVADAAADVAAIADDLGIDRFSVVGRSGGGPHALACAALLPDRVTRAAVLVGLAPAGAPDLDWYAGMAESNVEDYGQADEDLAELTLNLKVRADEARRDPMTLLDFLRPQLPDEDIRVVDDVAIRRLLTDMYSEAVRHGPEGWIDDVLAIRRGWGFDLGAIRAEVRLWHGEQDRFSPVEHSHWLAARIPRAEVQVQPGAAHFGAVEILPQTLTWLATPALATSPQL; via the coding sequence GTGACGCGACAAGATGCGACACAGCGCACCGTCACGACCCCGGACGGGCGGCACCTCGCGGTGGAGACCTCGGGAGCGCCGGACGGGCCGGCGGTCTTCCTGCTGCACGGCACCCCGGGCAGCCGCAGCGGCCCTCGACCCCGGGGCATCGTCGTCTACCGCCTCGGCGTGCACCTCGTCTGTTACGACCGGCCCGGGTACGGCGACTCCGACCGGCACGAGGGCCGGCGGGTGGCCGACGCCGCCGCCGACGTGGCGGCGATCGCCGACGACCTCGGCATCGACCGGTTCTCGGTGGTGGGCCGCTCCGGTGGCGGGCCACACGCCCTGGCCTGCGCCGCGCTGCTGCCGGACCGGGTCACCCGGGCCGCCGTGCTGGTGGGGCTCGCCCCGGCCGGCGCGCCCGACCTGGACTGGTACGCGGGCATGGCGGAATCGAACGTGGAGGACTACGGGCAGGCCGACGAGGACCTGGCCGAGCTGACGCTCAACCTGAAGGTTCGCGCGGACGAGGCCCGTCGGGACCCGATGACGCTGCTGGACTTCCTCCGCCCCCAACTGCCCGACGAGGACATCCGGGTCGTCGACGACGTCGCGATCCGCCGACTGCTGACCGACATGTACTCCGAGGCGGTGCGGCACGGCCCCGAGGGTTGGATCGACGACGTGTTGGCGATCCGGCGCGGCTGGGGGTTCGACCTGGGCGCCATCCGCGCGGAGGTCCGGCTCTGGCACGGCGAGCAGGACCGCTTCTCCCCGGTGGAGCACTCCCACTGGCTCGCCGCACGGATTCCGCGCGCCGAGGTGCAGGTGCAGCCCGGCGCCGCGCACTTCGGGGCGGTGGAGATCCTGCCGCAGACCCTGACCTGGCTGGCCACGCCGGCCCTCGCGACTAGCCCGCAACTCTGA
- the miaB gene encoding tRNA (N6-isopentenyl adenosine(37)-C2)-methylthiotransferase MiaB, with protein sequence MARTYNVVTYGCQMNVHDSERISGLLEQAGYVRAVPTDDTPDIVVFNTCAVRENADNRLYGNLGRLRPVKDKHPGMQIAVGGCLAQKDRGDIVRKAPWVDVVFGTHNIGALPVLLERARHNAAAEVEILESLDVFPSTLPTRRESTYAGWVSISVGCNNTCTFCIVPALRGKEKDRRPGDILSEVRALVDEGVLEVTLLGQNVNSYGVEFGDRYAFGKLLRACGDIDGLERVRFTSPHPKDFTDDVIAAMAETPNVCHSLHMPLQSGSDDVLRAMRRSYRSERYLGIIEKVRAAMPDAAITTDIIVGFPGETEADFQRTLDVVREARFSSAFTFQYSKRPGTPAATMDDQLPKQVVQERYERLITCVEEITWAENKRLVGETVEVLVAVGEGRKDERTGRMSGRARDGRLVHFATEAAGGESLAGQIRPGDIVHTAITYAAPHHLNADGVPVAHRRTRAGDAAEAGRSPRTPGVLLGLPTIGAPPVAPAPAAGCATH encoded by the coding sequence GTGGCTAGGACCTACAACGTCGTGACGTACGGCTGCCAGATGAACGTGCACGATTCTGAGCGGATCTCCGGCCTGCTCGAACAGGCCGGCTACGTGCGTGCGGTGCCGACCGACGACACCCCGGACATCGTTGTCTTCAACACCTGCGCGGTGCGCGAGAACGCGGACAACCGGCTCTACGGCAACCTCGGTCGCCTGCGCCCGGTCAAGGACAAGCACCCCGGGATGCAGATCGCGGTCGGCGGCTGCCTGGCCCAGAAGGACCGGGGCGACATCGTCCGCAAGGCGCCCTGGGTGGACGTGGTCTTCGGCACCCACAACATCGGCGCGCTGCCGGTGCTGCTGGAGCGGGCCCGGCACAACGCCGCCGCCGAGGTGGAGATCCTGGAGTCCCTCGACGTCTTCCCGTCCACGCTGCCCACCCGCCGCGAGTCCACATACGCCGGCTGGGTGTCGATCTCGGTGGGATGCAACAACACCTGCACGTTCTGCATCGTGCCGGCGCTGCGCGGCAAGGAGAAGGACCGCCGCCCCGGCGACATCCTCTCCGAGGTGCGCGCCCTGGTCGACGAGGGTGTGCTGGAGGTGACCCTGCTCGGGCAGAACGTCAACTCCTACGGTGTCGAGTTCGGCGACCGGTACGCGTTCGGCAAGCTGCTGCGGGCCTGCGGCGACATCGACGGGTTGGAGCGCGTCCGGTTCACCAGCCCGCACCCGAAGGACTTCACCGACGACGTGATCGCCGCGATGGCCGAGACGCCGAACGTCTGCCACTCGCTGCACATGCCGTTGCAGTCCGGCTCCGACGACGTGCTCCGGGCGATGCGCCGGTCCTACCGTTCCGAGCGTTACCTGGGGATCATCGAGAAGGTCCGCGCGGCGATGCCGGACGCGGCCATCACCACCGACATCATCGTCGGCTTCCCCGGTGAGACCGAGGCGGACTTCCAGCGCACCCTGGACGTGGTCCGGGAGGCCCGGTTCTCCTCGGCCTTCACCTTCCAGTACTCGAAGCGGCCCGGCACCCCGGCCGCGACCATGGACGATCAGCTGCCCAAGCAGGTCGTGCAGGAGCGCTACGAGCGGTTGATCACCTGCGTCGAGGAGATCACCTGGGCGGAGAACAAGCGCCTCGTGGGGGAGACCGTCGAGGTGCTGGTAGCGGTCGGTGAGGGCCGCAAGGACGAGCGGACCGGCCGGATGTCCGGACGGGCGCGCGACGGTCGGCTCGTGCACTTCGCGACCGAGGCCGCCGGCGGGGAGTCCCTCGCTGGTCAGATCCGGCCCGGCGACATCGTGCACACCGCGATCACGTACGCCGCACCGCACCACCTGAACGCCGACGGGGTGCCGGTGGCGCACCGCCGCACCCGGGCCGGCGACGCGGCCGAGGCGGGTCGCTCCCCGCGTACTCCCGGGGTTCTGCTCGGTCTGCCGACGATCGGCGCACCGCCGGTCGCGCCTGCCCCCGCCGCTGGCTGCGCCACCCACTGA
- the fxsT gene encoding FxSxx-COOH system tetratricopeptide repeat protein yields MNNDREGQVVTFYSFKGGTGRTMALANVAWILAASGRRVLVADWDLESPGLHRFFHPFLDAEAIQGTSGVIDMIRDYEWETTRVDDRPDRWMEQYARVGRHAFSLRWNFPEGGGLDFLSAGRQNSDYAVSVSGLDWDNFYNRLGGAQFFEALRADMKRQYDFTLIDSRTGLSDVADICTLHLPDTLVDCFTLSDQGIDGAARVAHSVRDRYRRRDIRVLPVPMRVDQAEKERAEAGRLLAMRRFAGLPAGMTEAERRRYWAAVEVPYRPFYAYEETLATFGDPPGSPTSLLAAFETLTGILTDGAVTALPVMDESVRERGKARFRRRTEAIDDQIVLRYAPEDAIWAEWLERVLSSAGLRVVEPTAAVGSAGTPAPRTLTVVSPAYVATPSGGLPDRDTSTGSTALAVYVADLRPLAEFPSQSSTNLVNVSAATAVERVLRLVGRPVPSSADGPAGGSTRYPGTEPLIFNAPNRNARFTGREDDLARLRAQLQSGGSAVVLPVALQGMGGVGKTQVALEYVHRFKAAYDVVWWIVADPPQFVDTALADLAGRLGILVGPTLPDTVRSVLQVLGRGEPYERWLVVLDNAEELDQIEPFLPQGPGHVLLTSRNRAWGDRANPIQVDVFDRTESVAHLAQRVPTISAEEADRVAEALGDLPIAVAAAGAWLADTGTSVADYLRQIERHGPSALSVEATWDLSLNRLLEQAPAAYRLLQLCSVLAPEIALELIYSDEMAAALVPFDPSVSERLVRGALVQQINRLALLKLDVQGGRVQVHRLLQAVVRDRMTDDEITAARHQVHLVLAASRPRGDVDDPTTWARLRMLWPHLEVSEALTCPEEPVCQLLIDRVRYLWQRGGLDQADVFSQEVDDTWSARLGDTHDEVEASALGRQLLHLRFNRANILRSLGRFNEARDLDEAVLAEQRRLLGPLHPHSLMTAGSLGGDLRALGRYAEALDRDRSTYASWLQVFGEDHPRTLSAANNLAVSYRLVGDYRSARRWDDEVHQRRRLVLGPTHPYTLVSAVRLGSDLREAGEYERSATLLRTVYETYCEVLGPDDGQSLAAQVNLAVSLRSSGRGSEATPMFETAYRELDERFGPDNPDTVACRSSRAANLLAVGDAARALTEMNAVRQAFEELLRLGPEHPHALATVSNISAAERALGRRSDALASASRAVGELRKVLGPDHPHTLAAEVNQAVCLAEEGDWESARDRLRETAGRLAAVIGADHPDTLRCLGDLALVARRAGDGPATEDVGAVADRLAEVIGLEHPTVQTLRERRFVVRVIDPHTI; encoded by the coding sequence ATGAACAACGATCGCGAAGGCCAGGTCGTCACCTTCTACTCGTTCAAGGGTGGGACGGGCCGGACGATGGCGCTGGCCAACGTGGCCTGGATCCTGGCGGCCAGCGGCCGGCGGGTGCTCGTCGCCGACTGGGACCTGGAGTCACCCGGTCTGCACCGCTTCTTCCACCCGTTCCTCGACGCCGAGGCGATCCAGGGCACCAGCGGTGTGATCGACATGATCCGCGACTACGAGTGGGAGACCACCCGGGTCGACGACCGGCCGGACCGCTGGATGGAGCAGTACGCCCGGGTCGGGCGGCACGCGTTCTCGCTGCGCTGGAACTTCCCCGAAGGCGGCGGCCTCGACTTCCTCTCCGCCGGCCGGCAGAACAGCGACTACGCCGTCTCGGTGAGCGGGCTGGACTGGGACAACTTCTACAACCGGCTGGGCGGGGCGCAGTTCTTCGAGGCGCTGCGGGCGGACATGAAGCGCCAGTACGACTTCACCCTGATCGACAGCCGGACGGGGTTGAGCGACGTCGCCGACATCTGCACCCTGCACCTACCGGACACTCTGGTCGACTGTTTCACGCTCAGCGACCAGGGCATCGACGGCGCGGCCCGGGTGGCGCACTCGGTACGGGACCGGTACCGGCGGCGCGACATTCGGGTCCTGCCGGTGCCGATGCGGGTCGACCAGGCCGAGAAGGAACGGGCCGAGGCGGGCCGCCTGCTGGCCATGCGTCGGTTCGCCGGGTTGCCGGCCGGCATGACCGAGGCGGAACGGCGGCGTTACTGGGCCGCGGTGGAGGTCCCGTACCGGCCGTTCTACGCGTACGAGGAGACCCTCGCCACGTTCGGCGATCCGCCGGGCTCACCGACGTCGCTGCTGGCCGCGTTCGAGACGTTGACCGGGATCCTCACCGACGGCGCGGTGACCGCGCTGCCCGTGATGGACGAGTCGGTGCGGGAGCGGGGCAAGGCCCGGTTCCGCCGACGCACCGAGGCGATCGACGATCAGATCGTGCTCCGGTACGCGCCGGAGGACGCCATCTGGGCCGAGTGGCTGGAGCGGGTGCTCAGTTCGGCCGGGCTGCGGGTGGTGGAGCCGACGGCCGCCGTCGGGTCCGCCGGTACGCCGGCCCCGCGCACGCTGACAGTGGTCTCGCCGGCCTACGTGGCGACGCCGTCCGGTGGTCTGCCCGACCGCGACACGAGCACCGGCTCGACGGCCCTGGCCGTGTACGTCGCCGACCTGCGCCCGTTGGCGGAATTTCCGTCCCAGAGTTCCACCAATCTGGTCAACGTCAGCGCCGCGACCGCCGTGGAGCGGGTGTTGCGGCTGGTCGGCCGGCCGGTGCCGTCGTCGGCGGACGGGCCGGCGGGCGGGTCCACCCGCTACCCCGGCACGGAGCCGTTGATCTTCAACGCCCCCAACCGGAACGCCCGGTTCACCGGCCGGGAGGACGACCTGGCGCGGCTGCGCGCGCAGTTGCAGAGCGGGGGCAGCGCGGTGGTGCTGCCGGTCGCCCTGCAGGGCATGGGCGGTGTCGGTAAGACCCAGGTGGCGCTGGAATACGTGCACCGGTTCAAGGCCGCGTACGACGTGGTCTGGTGGATCGTGGCGGACCCGCCGCAGTTCGTCGACACCGCCCTCGCCGACCTCGCCGGTCGCCTCGGCATCCTCGTCGGGCCGACCCTGCCCGACACGGTCCGGTCGGTGCTCCAGGTGCTCGGCCGTGGTGAGCCGTACGAGCGGTGGCTGGTCGTGCTCGACAACGCCGAGGAGCTCGACCAGATCGAGCCCTTCCTGCCGCAGGGCCCCGGGCACGTCCTGCTGACCTCCCGCAACCGCGCCTGGGGTGACCGGGCGAACCCGATCCAGGTGGACGTCTTCGACCGCACCGAGAGCGTGGCGCACCTCGCCCAGCGGGTGCCCACGATCAGCGCCGAGGAGGCCGACCGGGTGGCCGAGGCGCTCGGCGACCTGCCGATCGCGGTGGCCGCGGCGGGCGCCTGGCTCGCCGACACCGGCACGTCGGTCGCCGACTACCTGAGGCAGATCGAGCGGCACGGTCCCAGCGCGCTCTCCGTGGAGGCGACCTGGGATCTGTCGCTGAACCGGCTGCTCGAGCAGGCGCCCGCCGCGTACCGGCTGTTGCAGCTCTGCTCGGTGCTGGCCCCCGAGATCGCCCTCGAACTCATCTACAGCGACGAGATGGCGGCGGCCCTGGTGCCGTTCGACCCGTCGGTGTCGGAGCGGCTCGTGCGCGGCGCCCTGGTCCAGCAGATCAACCGCCTGGCACTGCTCAAACTCGACGTCCAGGGCGGTCGGGTGCAGGTGCACCGGCTGTTGCAGGCGGTGGTCCGCGACCGGATGACCGACGACGAGATCACCGCCGCCCGACACCAGGTGCACCTGGTGCTGGCCGCGTCCCGGCCCCGGGGCGACGTGGACGACCCGACCACCTGGGCTCGGCTGCGCATGCTCTGGCCGCACCTGGAGGTCTCCGAGGCGCTTACCTGTCCGGAGGAGCCGGTGTGTCAGCTGCTCATCGACCGGGTCCGTTATCTGTGGCAGCGCGGCGGTCTGGACCAGGCCGACGTGTTCAGCCAGGAGGTGGACGACACCTGGAGCGCTCGGCTCGGCGACACGCACGACGAGGTCGAGGCCTCGGCGCTGGGCCGACAGTTGTTGCACCTGCGGTTCAACCGGGCGAACATCCTGCGCAGCCTGGGCCGGTTCAACGAGGCCCGGGACCTGGACGAGGCGGTGCTGGCCGAGCAACGCCGGCTGCTGGGCCCGCTGCATCCGCACAGTCTGATGACCGCCGGCAGCCTCGGCGGTGACCTGCGGGCGCTCGGCCGCTACGCCGAGGCCCTGGATCGGGACCGGTCCACCTACGCCTCCTGGCTGCAGGTGTTCGGCGAGGACCACCCCCGGACGCTGAGCGCGGCCAACAACCTCGCCGTGTCGTACCGGCTGGTCGGCGACTACCGGTCGGCCCGTCGATGGGACGACGAGGTGCACCAGCGGCGGCGGCTGGTGCTCGGCCCCACGCATCCCTACACCCTCGTCTCCGCCGTGCGGCTGGGCAGCGACCTGCGGGAGGCCGGCGAGTACGAGAGGTCGGCCACCCTGCTGCGCACGGTGTACGAGACGTACTGCGAGGTGCTCGGGCCGGATGACGGCCAGAGCCTCGCCGCTCAGGTCAACCTGGCGGTGTCGCTGCGCAGCTCCGGTCGGGGCAGCGAGGCCACGCCGATGTTCGAGACGGCCTACCGCGAACTCGACGAACGCTTCGGTCCGGACAACCCGGACACTGTGGCGTGCCGGTCGAGTCGCGCGGCGAACCTGTTGGCCGTCGGCGACGCGGCTCGGGCCCTGACCGAGATGAACGCCGTGCGCCAGGCGTTCGAGGAGTTGCTCCGGCTCGGCCCGGAGCACCCGCACGCCCTGGCGACGGTGAGCAACATCTCGGCGGCGGAGCGCGCGCTCGGGCGCAGGTCGGACGCACTCGCGTCGGCGTCCCGGGCGGTCGGCGAGTTGCGCAAGGTGCTCGGGCCGGACCACCCGCACACCCTCGCGGCGGAGGTCAACCAGGCGGTGTGTCTCGCCGAGGAGGGTGACTGGGAGTCGGCGCGGGACCGGCTGCGGGAGACCGCCGGCCGACTGGCCGCGGTGATCGGTGCGGACCACCCCGACACGCTGCGCTGCCTCGGCGATCTCGCCCTGGTGGCGAGGCGGGCCGGCGACGGCCCGGCCACCGAGGACGTCGGCGCCGTTGCGGACCGGCTGGCCGAGGTGATCGGTCTGGAACATCCCACCGTGCAGACCCTGCGCGAACGGCGGTTCGTGGTCCGGGTGATCGACCCACACACGATCTGA
- a CDS encoding cellulase family glycosylhydrolase: protein MFRPKALGGALTALATVAAGVFLATAVSTSPAVAAGTGTGYLHTSGNQIVDSTGATVRLTGINWFGMETDNKTFHGLWSNNPWKGQLDTMARLGYNTLRVPYSNDALKSGATASGINDFVNPDLIGLSPLQILDKVIDYAGSKGMRIILDRHRPTAAGQSALWYTSTVSEATWINDWKMLAQRYAGNPTVIGADLHNEPHAEGTNPAATGACWGCGDTTRDWRLAAERAGNAILGVQPNWLIFVEGVSCPSGGLSNVWDNDPSNDEDCGWWGGNLSKAGQFPVRLSVANRLVYSPHEYATSVYRQTWFDAPDYPANMPAIWDKYFGYLYKQNIAPIMMGEFGSTLVDPKDKVWLEKLMAYTGTGVTGMSFTYWSWNPNSGDTGGIALDDWTNINTAKQAILQPYLIAPSGGGGPTGGPTDPPTDPPTDPPTGACTATYRQVNAWQGGFQSELTVKNTGTGAVNPWSVTWSWPSGVTLGSGWNATVTQSGTTVTAAAPSHAPSLPAGGSVTVGFTANGTASAPGTVKLSGTSC from the coding sequence ATGTTCCGTCCTAAAGCTCTCGGCGGCGCGCTCACTGCGCTCGCCACCGTCGCGGCCGGCGTGTTCCTCGCCACCGCCGTCAGCACCAGCCCGGCCGTTGCCGCTGGCACCGGTACGGGTTATCTGCACACCAGCGGCAACCAGATCGTGGACAGCACCGGTGCGACGGTCCGGTTGACCGGCATCAACTGGTTCGGCATGGAGACCGACAACAAGACTTTCCACGGGCTGTGGTCGAACAACCCGTGGAAGGGGCAGCTCGACACGATGGCCCGGTTGGGTTACAACACGTTGCGGGTGCCGTACTCGAACGACGCGCTGAAGTCGGGCGCGACCGCCAGTGGGATCAACGACTTCGTGAACCCGGACCTGATCGGGCTCTCGCCGTTGCAGATCCTGGACAAGGTGATCGACTACGCCGGCAGCAAGGGCATGCGGATCATCCTGGACCGGCACCGGCCGACGGCGGCCGGGCAGTCGGCGCTCTGGTACACGTCGACGGTCTCCGAGGCGACCTGGATCAACGACTGGAAGATGCTCGCCCAGCGGTACGCGGGCAACCCGACGGTGATCGGCGCGGACCTGCACAACGAGCCGCACGCGGAGGGCACCAACCCGGCGGCGACCGGCGCGTGCTGGGGCTGTGGCGACACGACGCGGGACTGGCGGCTCGCCGCCGAGCGGGCCGGAAACGCCATCCTCGGTGTCCAACCCAACTGGTTGATCTTCGTGGAGGGGGTGAGCTGCCCGAGCGGCGGTCTCTCCAACGTCTGGGACAACGACCCGAGCAACGACGAGGACTGCGGTTGGTGGGGTGGCAACCTGTCGAAGGCGGGCCAGTTCCCGGTCCGGCTGAGTGTGGCGAACCGGTTGGTCTACTCGCCGCACGAGTACGCCACCTCGGTGTACCGGCAGACCTGGTTCGACGCCCCGGACTACCCGGCGAACATGCCGGCCATCTGGGACAAGTACTTCGGATACCTCTACAAGCAGAACATCGCGCCGATCATGATGGGCGAGTTCGGCAGCACCCTGGTCGACCCGAAGGACAAGGTGTGGCTGGAGAAGCTGATGGCGTACACCGGGACCGGGGTGACCGGGATGTCCTTCACCTACTGGTCATGGAACCCCAACTCGGGTGACACCGGCGGCATCGCGCTGGACGACTGGACCAACATCAACACCGCCAAGCAGGCGATCCTCCAGCCGTACCTGATCGCACCGTCTGGTGGCGGCGGACCGACCGGCGGTCCGACGGACCCGCCGACCGACCCGCCGACGGACCCGCCGACCGGCGCCTGCACGGCCACCTACCGGCAGGTCAATGCCTGGCAGGGCGGCTTCCAGAGCGAGTTGACAGTGAAGAACACCGGCACTGGCGCGGTGAACCCGTGGTCGGTCACCTGGAGTTGGCCGTCCGGGGTGACGCTGGGCAGTGGCTGGAACGCCACGGTCACGCAGTCCGGCACGACTGTCACCGCGGCCGCGCCGAGCCACGCCCCGTCCCTGCCGGCGGGCGGGTCGGTCACCGTGGGATTCACCGCCAACGGCACCGCCAGCGCGCCGGGAACCGTGAAACTCAGCGGCACCAGCTGCTGA
- a CDS encoding pectate lyase family protein encodes MNNVACTGSTTPTTPPPTTPPPSSTPPPSTQQPSTLVGWATQNGGTTGGGNAAITTVTTASALTSALNATGAAVIRVSGTITCSGMLRVRSNKTILGNYGATIAGCGFNVSGDRNVIIRNLTFRSWNDDAINVQESATNIWIDHNSFSNGYDGAVDIKRGSDFVTVSWNRVFSHDKTMLLGHSDDNASQDVGHLRVSYHHNWFDGSNQRNPRVRFGNPVHVYNNYYRANGGYGVASTENAGVLVEGNYFENVDDPYHRGEGDSGPGSLVARNNHFVNSPTGQAGGSVASIPYSYQLDTASNVKSIVTAGAGAGRITV; translated from the coding sequence CTGAACAACGTCGCCTGCACCGGCAGCACCACACCGACCACCCCGCCGCCGACCACCCCGCCTCCGTCGAGCACTCCCCCGCCCAGCACCCAGCAGCCGTCGACACTGGTCGGCTGGGCCACCCAGAACGGCGGCACCACCGGCGGTGGCAACGCCGCCATCACCACAGTCACCACCGCCTCCGCACTCACCAGCGCGCTGAACGCGACAGGCGCCGCGGTGATCCGGGTGTCCGGGACCATCACCTGCTCGGGCATGCTGCGGGTCCGGTCCAACAAGACCATCCTCGGCAACTACGGCGCGACCATCGCCGGCTGCGGGTTCAACGTCAGCGGTGACCGCAACGTGATCATCCGCAATCTGACCTTCCGCAGCTGGAACGACGACGCGATCAACGTGCAGGAGTCGGCCACCAACATCTGGATCGACCACAACAGCTTCAGCAACGGGTACGACGGCGCCGTCGACATCAAGCGCGGCTCGGACTTCGTCACCGTCTCGTGGAACCGGGTCTTCAGCCACGACAAGACCATGTTGCTCGGCCACAGCGACGACAACGCCAGCCAGGACGTCGGTCACCTGCGGGTCAGCTACCACCACAACTGGTTCGACGGCAGCAACCAGCGCAACCCCCGGGTGCGCTTCGGCAACCCGGTGCACGTGTACAACAACTACTACCGGGCCAACGGCGGCTACGGCGTCGCGTCCACCGAGAACGCCGGGGTGCTCGTCGAGGGCAACTACTTCGAGAACGTCGACGACCCGTACCACCGCGGTGAGGGGGACTCCGGGCCCGGCAGCCTGGTCGCCCGCAACAACCACTTCGTCAACTCGCCCACCGGGCAGGCCGGCGGCAGCGTGGCCAGCATCCCGTACTCCTACCAGCTGGACACCGCGAGCAACGTCAAGTCCATCGTGACGGCGGGCGCCGGCGCCGGCCGGATCACCGTCTGA